The genome window ACGAAGCATATCACCCGCCAGCTGGTGGAGGAAACGCTTAAGCAGTTTGTGGGCGAGATTCAGCAGGTTCCGCCTACCTACAGCGCCGTAAAGGTGAATGGCGACCGCTCTTATGCCTTGCGCCGGGCAGGCGAAGAGGTTCAGCTCAAGCCGAAGACCGTGCGTGTAGACGAGATAGAACTCACCGATTATAACGATGAGGAGAAGACCGCCAGCATCCGTGTGGTTTGCGGCAAAGGCACTTACATCCGCTCCCTCGCCCGTGATATCGGCAGGGCTCTCGATAGTGGCGCCTACCTTACCGCCCTCCGCCGTACCAAGGCAGGAAGTTTCGCAGTAGAAAACTGCATCAGTTTTGAACATTTCCAGGAATGGCTTGATGAGCAGCCTCTCGAAGACAGCCTTCAGCCATCCAAGTAATAAAAAATATAACATGAAGCTATCACAATTTAACTTTAAGTTGCCAAAAGATCAGGTGGCACTTTATCCGCATAAGGCAAAGCACGTGGTAAAAACGGCTAGTGGTGAACGTACATTCGAGATTACTCGCCGCGATGAGTCCCGACTCATGGTTCTCCACAAGAAGTCAGAAACCATCGAGATGTACAAGAAAGATGAAAACGGCAAGGATATGGTTGATGCCGATGGCAATCCAGTATTCCTGCAGTTCAAGGATATCGTGAATTACTTCGAAGAGGGCGATACCTTCATCTTCAACAATACCAAGGTTTTCCCAGCCCGTCTTTATGGTACCAAGGAGAAGACCGATGCCAAGATTGAGGTGTTCCTGCTCCGTGAGCTCAATCCTGAGATGCGCCTTTGGGACGTATTGGTTGAGCCTGCCCGCAAGATCCGTATCGGCAACAAGCTTTTCTTCGATGATGTCAACGAGATGGTTGCCGAGGTTATCGACAATACCACCAGCCGTGGCCGTACCCTCCGTTTCCTCTATGATGAGGATGGCAATCATGATGTCTTCAAGCGTTCGCTCTTCGCTCTGGGCGAGGCTCCGCTTCCTCGTTACGTTATCGATGCACGTGAGGATCATCACGCTACAGAGGATGATATGGACGATTTCCAGTGTGTTTTCGCTGAGGTAGAGGGTGCTGTTACTGCTCCTGCTACCGGTCTTCACTTCTCACGCGAGCTGATGAAGCGTATGGAAATCAACGGTATCAACGAGGCTTATATCACCCTGCATTGCGGTTTGGGCAACTTCCACGATATTGAGGTGGAGGACCTTACCAAGCACAAGATGGATTCTGAGCAGATGATGATCAGCCAGGAGGCATGCGATCTGGTTAACAAGACCAAGCTTGCCGGCCATCGCGTCTGCGCTATCGGTACCAGTGTGATGAAGGCAACAGAAACGGCTGTAGGTACCGATGGTATGATGAAGGCTTTCGATGGATGGACCAACAAGTTCATCTTCCCTCCATACGATTTCGGTCTTGCTGACTGTGCCGTAGCCAATTTCTATCATCCGGAGTCAACCCTGATGATGAGTACTGCAGCCTTTGGCGGTTACGACCTGGTTTACGAGGCATACAAGATGGCTGTGAAGAATGGCTATATGTTTGGCTGCTATGGTGATTCTTTGTTGATGCTTCCAGATTAACAGTGGTATAAACAGTTTTTATACACATAGAAGTTGTTGATATTCTGGGTTTTAGCTTAGTTATCCACAATTTTATAAAAGTGTGAATAAGTATGTATCAGGTATATTTAAGTCTCGGTACGAATTTGGGCAACCGAAAGCGCAACATTCGCGAGGTAATAGAAAAGATAGGAGAGCAGATTGGTGTGGTAGAGCGCCAGTCTGCTCTTTACGAAACCAAGCCTTGGGGTTATTCATCTCCCAACGACTATATCAATGCCTGTGTGTTGGTTCTCACCACGATGGCTCCGCGCCAGGTGTTGGAGGCTACGCAGCGCATAGAGCGCGAAATGGGGCGCACCATGAAGTCGGTGGATGGCGAATACCAGGACCGCATCATCGACATTGATATCCTGATGATAGATGACTTGGTGATAGATGAGCCCGATTTCAAGGTTCCCCATCCGTTGATGGAGGAGCGTGATTTCGTGATGAAACCGCTGAAGGAGATACTTAAGTAATTTAATTTTAGTAAGTATACAAAAACGGGCTAGGAGCTTTTTCGCTCCTAGCCCGTTTTCTGTTTCTTATCTTTCTGCATTCCTGCTGCGTTCTTTCATCCAGGCAGATGGCGTAACACCTTCTGGTTTGGCAAAGACGCTCGAAAAGTAGGGCAGCGAGGAGAAACCTACGTTGTAGGCGATATCCTTCAGCTTGGCATCAGGATGCTCGCTCATCATTTTCTTGGCTTCTTCCAGGCGCAGACTCGCTATCCAACTGCTGAAGTTCATGCCGAATTCTTCCTTGATGAATGAGGAGAGGTAGGTTTTGTTGGTATACAGCCTGGTGGCAAGATCATCTATCGTGAACTGGTCCTTCAGATACGATTTCTCCT of Segatella copri contains these proteins:
- the truB gene encoding tRNA pseudouridine(55) synthase TruB, which produces MDFRKGEIIAIDKPYRMSSFGALAHVRYLLSKKLGFKVKIGHAGTLDPLATGVLVLCTGKCTKQIEQLQTHTKEYTATLQLGATTASYDKEHSVNHTYPTKHITRQLVEETLKQFVGEIQQVPPTYSAVKVNGDRSYALRRAGEEVQLKPKTVRVDEIELTDYNDEEKTASIRVVCGKGTYIRSLARDIGRALDSGAYLTALRRTKAGSFAVENCISFEHFQEWLDEQPLEDSLQPSK
- the queA gene encoding tRNA preQ1(34) S-adenosylmethionine ribosyltransferase-isomerase QueA, with protein sequence MKLSQFNFKLPKDQVALYPHKAKHVVKTASGERTFEITRRDESRLMVLHKKSETIEMYKKDENGKDMVDADGNPVFLQFKDIVNYFEEGDTFIFNNTKVFPARLYGTKEKTDAKIEVFLLRELNPEMRLWDVLVEPARKIRIGNKLFFDDVNEMVAEVIDNTTSRGRTLRFLYDEDGNHDVFKRSLFALGEAPLPRYVIDAREDHHATEDDMDDFQCVFAEVEGAVTAPATGLHFSRELMKRMEINGINEAYITLHCGLGNFHDIEVEDLTKHKMDSEQMMISQEACDLVNKTKLAGHRVCAIGTSVMKATETAVGTDGMMKAFDGWTNKFIFPPYDFGLADCAVANFYHPESTLMMSTAAFGGYDLVYEAYKMAVKNGYMFGCYGDSLLMLPD
- the folK gene encoding 2-amino-4-hydroxy-6-hydroxymethyldihydropteridine diphosphokinase, which codes for MYQVYLSLGTNLGNRKRNIREVIEKIGEQIGVVERQSALYETKPWGYSSPNDYINACVLVLTTMAPRQVLEATQRIEREMGRTMKSVDGEYQDRIIDIDILMIDDLVIDEPDFKVPHPLMEERDFVMKPLKEILK